In the Flavobacterium acetivorans genome, one interval contains:
- a CDS encoding S9 family peptidase produces the protein MKKLHHSFLFRLVAYYFLLVSCPAIGQVLQKKTVPEEDYHLWSTMLSHSISDRGDWASYSLHYDTADTLFVIATKSRKKYAFPHGRNGEFNGENWFACKQNDTLVMQDLTSGKVNYFPKISSYSFSGDGKHLILISVDQNNSQHLTVKNRLGETVAMVDNLSEWAWNARKNTIAYIDGKEKVQILEIFDNYAKKEIPVLTMGEIKNLSWLNQTITFIQNTGSSGKLYAYRLETGKLLSFDPESCSNFPNDMSIASSFGSIKISNDEKRIFFMLKEQISNKGTTEVVQVWNGNDKQIYPHLKMYGDFTLQDKLAVWFVDTGRFLQLSDREEPYVLISSAGDYTLTWNEFESEPHFDGIGLRDIYVTAIETGTKRLLLKGYPGTGMEPAFSPKGNYLSYSVNGDWWVYDFKKDEHRNITRDLGFPVRDIDYDRAGQVPLYGIAGWSIDDNSLFIYDQFDIWMISADGKTKKRLTKGREHKTTFRFATAQRRLPSKSDYMDRTNAIINYSTQWILSAHNTVTGYSGLYSYDSKTAARPILWEYKRTDRVVKAKNSNAFTFISQNFDAPPELLFVDALGKPKELYRSNPQHKKYLWAKAEKVSYVVDGKTLSGILIYPADFDPTIKYPMIVNIYERQGGSLHRYVNPTLLNENGINFSVLSSKGYFILLPDLVYQLGQPGESAKKCVLAAVDAVLLKYNVDPNRIGLTGHSFGGFETDYIIAKTDRFAAAVSGAAITDLVSSYLYCNSNYATSEFFRYEIDQERIGLSLFEGMSSYLNNSPVLLAQNVTTPLLAWTGDEDKQVHYFQSIEFYFALRRLKKEHTLLIYPEESHTIIDKKNQADLTKRIEAWFAKYLKS, from the coding sequence ATGAAAAAGCTTCATCATTCTTTTTTATTCCGTTTGGTTGCTTATTATTTTTTACTGGTTAGCTGCCCTGCAATAGGGCAGGTTTTACAAAAGAAAACGGTACCGGAAGAAGATTATCATTTATGGAGCACTATGCTATCGCACAGTATTTCTGATAGGGGAGACTGGGCAAGTTACAGCCTGCATTACGATACAGCTGATACGCTATTTGTTATAGCAACAAAAAGCAGAAAAAAATACGCATTCCCTCATGGTAGAAATGGGGAGTTTAATGGTGAAAATTGGTTCGCTTGTAAACAGAATGATACATTGGTTATGCAAGACTTGACATCAGGAAAAGTCAATTACTTCCCCAAGATTAGCAGCTATTCATTTTCGGGAGATGGCAAGCATCTAATATTGATTAGCGTGGATCAAAATAACAGCCAACACTTAACAGTGAAAAATAGGCTTGGCGAAACCGTGGCTATGGTAGACAATCTCAGCGAATGGGCATGGAATGCACGCAAGAATACTATTGCTTATATTGATGGAAAAGAGAAGGTTCAGATTCTTGAAATATTTGACAATTATGCGAAAAAAGAGATTCCGGTTTTAACTATGGGGGAGATTAAAAACCTGAGCTGGCTCAATCAGACTATTACATTTATTCAAAATACCGGCTCGAGTGGCAAGCTGTATGCTTATCGATTAGAAACAGGGAAGCTTTTGTCATTTGATCCGGAAAGCTGTTCCAATTTTCCTAATGATATGAGCATAGCCTCTAGTTTTGGTTCGATTAAGATTTCAAATGATGAAAAGCGTATCTTTTTTATGTTGAAAGAACAGATATCAAATAAAGGCACAACCGAAGTAGTTCAAGTCTGGAATGGAAATGACAAGCAAATCTATCCTCATTTAAAAATGTACGGTGATTTTACATTACAGGATAAGCTCGCTGTATGGTTTGTAGATACTGGGCGGTTTTTACAGCTTAGCGATAGGGAAGAGCCTTATGTACTAATCAGTAGCGCCGGAGATTATACATTGACTTGGAATGAATTCGAATCTGAGCCACATTTTGATGGTATAGGATTGAGAGATATTTATGTAACTGCAATTGAGACGGGTACAAAGCGATTGTTGCTCAAAGGATATCCTGGGACGGGAATGGAGCCGGCATTTTCTCCCAAAGGCAATTACTTATCTTATTCAGTAAATGGTGACTGGTGGGTGTATGATTTCAAGAAGGATGAACACCGAAACATTACTCGAGATTTGGGCTTTCCAGTTCGTGATATCGATTATGATCGTGCGGGGCAAGTTCCTTTATATGGTATTGCAGGGTGGAGCATAGACGATAACTCTCTTTTTATTTATGACCAGTTTGATATTTGGATGATTAGCGCCGACGGAAAGACAAAGAAACGGTTGACCAAGGGGCGTGAACATAAAACTACTTTTCGTTTTGCAACTGCCCAACGCAGGCTACCCTCTAAGTCCGATTATATGGATCGGACCAATGCTATCATCAATTATTCGACGCAGTGGATTTTATCTGCTCATAATACAGTAACCGGCTACAGCGGATTATACTCGTATGATTCAAAAACTGCTGCGCGTCCAATTTTATGGGAATACAAAAGAACTGACCGTGTGGTAAAGGCGAAAAATAGTAACGCTTTTACTTTTATCTCGCAGAATTTTGATGCGCCCCCAGAGTTGCTGTTTGTCGATGCTCTTGGGAAACCAAAAGAATTGTATCGCAGTAATCCGCAACACAAGAAATATTTATGGGCTAAGGCTGAGAAGGTTTCGTATGTTGTAGATGGAAAAACCTTATCGGGCATTTTAATTTATCCTGCGGATTTTGATCCTACGATCAAGTATCCTATGATTGTTAACATTTATGAAAGACAAGGAGGTAGTTTACATCGGTACGTTAACCCGACGCTATTGAACGAGAATGGGATAAACTTTTCGGTACTTTCATCCAAAGGTTATTTTATTCTTTTGCCAGATCTCGTTTACCAATTGGGTCAGCCGGGTGAATCAGCAAAAAAATGTGTATTGGCTGCAGTTGATGCGGTTCTTTTAAAATATAATGTTGACCCCAATAGAATTGGATTAACAGGGCACTCCTTTGGCGGATTCGAAACAGACTACATTATAGCAAAAACGGACCGATTTGCAGCCGCTGTCTCCGGTGCGGCTATTACAGATTTGGTATCAAGTTATCTTTATTGTAACAGTAATTATGCGACTTCAGAATTTTTTCGATATGAAATTGATCAGGAACGTATAGGATTGTCTTTATTTGAAGGGATGTCAAGTTACCTCAACAATTCACCTGTGCTACTGGCTCAAAATGTAACAACACCTCTATTGGCATGGACAGGAGATGAAGACAAACAGGTGCATTATTTTCAAAGCATCGAGTTTTATTTTGCTTTGAGAAGGTTGAAGAAAGAACATACTTTGCTTATTTATCCCGAGGAATCTCACACAATAATAGACAAGAAAAATCAAGCAGATCTAACAAAACGAATTGAAGCCTGGTTTGCGAAATATTTAAAATCTTAA
- a CDS encoding PIN domain-containing protein — MTKLVIDTCVWLDLAKTSKGEETLNLLSEFLEQGEVSLILPEIIFSEFERNKERIVLDAGKSLSSHFRKVKEMVTEHAKNESRTQILSELDDIDKKIPTLSENAIQSISKIEKLFKNAEIIDVTDSIKLRAVQRAIDKKAPFHLSKNSIGDSIILECYNEYKEQNSAQDFDIVFVTHNVNDFSIKNGNHKLPHEDLKEIFDDPKSQYFINLAEVLYLINPDLVEEFNYENDWDFGFRSLSEILEVQNEIEQKIWYNRHKMREQSITQGKIKLIDKKDFHIKTANNTIIEDIWEGALDAAKKVENIYGEENLEFDDFEWGMINGKLSALRWVIGDEWDNLDT, encoded by the coding sequence ATGACAAAATTAGTTATAGACACATGCGTTTGGTTGGATCTTGCAAAAACTTCAAAAGGTGAAGAAACTTTAAATCTACTTTCTGAATTTTTAGAACAGGGCGAAGTATCATTAATTTTACCTGAAATAATATTTTCCGAATTTGAAAGAAACAAAGAACGAATAGTTCTGGATGCAGGTAAGAGCCTATCAAGTCATTTTAGAAAGGTGAAAGAAATGGTTACGGAACATGCTAAAAATGAATCCAGGACGCAAATTCTATCCGAACTCGATGACATAGATAAAAAGATTCCAACACTTAGTGAAAATGCAATCCAAAGTATATCAAAGATTGAAAAATTATTCAAAAATGCTGAAATTATTGATGTTACAGATTCGATAAAACTTAGAGCAGTGCAGCGAGCGATAGATAAAAAAGCTCCGTTCCATCTGTCTAAAAATAGCATTGGAGATTCAATCATACTTGAATGTTACAACGAGTACAAAGAACAAAATTCAGCTCAAGATTTTGACATTGTATTTGTAACTCACAATGTTAATGACTTTAGTATTAAAAATGGAAATCACAAATTACCGCATGAAGATTTAAAGGAAATATTTGATGATCCGAAATCTCAATATTTTATAAATCTTGCAGAAGTTCTTTATTTAATTAATCCTGACTTAGTTGAAGAATTTAATTATGAAAACGATTGGGATTTTGGATTTAGAAGTCTTTCTGAAATCCTCGAAGTACAAAATGAAATCGAACAAAAAATTTGGTACAATCGACATAAAATGCGCGAGCAATCAATTACGCAAGGTAAAATTAAACTAATTGATAAGAAAGATTTTCATATCAAAACAGCTAATAACACAATTATTGAAGACATTTGGGAAGGTGCTTTAGATGCCGCAAAAAAAGTTGAAAATATTTACGGCGAAGAAAATTTAGAATTTGATGATTTTGAATGGGGTATGATAAATGGAAAATTATCTGCTTTACGTTGGGTTATTGGTGATGAGTGGGATAATTTAGATACTTAA
- the istB gene encoding IS21-like element helper ATPase IstB has translation MKLYGMHNAFKTAIESGKTDHYTLDQFVSMLIDAEWDERHNRRIERSIKNARFHYKSNIESINFDQTRNLDRNMVLRLAECEFVEKNENILITGSTGVGKSYLGTALGYQACIQGFKVSYFNTSKLFAKLKMAKADGSYLRELARIERQDVIILDDFGLQALDSHNRITLLEIIEDRHNNGSIIVTSQIPVQGWYDIIGEKTIADAILDRLIHQSHRIELHGESMRKKRGINKS, from the coding sequence ATGAAGCTTTATGGTATGCATAATGCTTTTAAAACCGCCATTGAAAGCGGGAAAACTGACCATTACACACTTGATCAGTTTGTATCGATGCTTATTGATGCCGAATGGGATGAAAGGCATAATCGTCGCATTGAACGCAGTATCAAAAATGCCCGATTCCATTACAAATCAAATATTGAAAGTATCAATTTTGACCAAACCCGTAATCTGGATCGAAACATGGTGCTACGTCTGGCAGAATGCGAATTTGTAGAGAAAAACGAAAACATTTTAATCACAGGAAGTACTGGTGTAGGTAAGAGTTATTTAGGTACAGCATTAGGTTATCAAGCCTGTATACAGGGTTTTAAGGTAAGTTATTTTAATACTTCAAAGTTGTTTGCTAAATTAAAAATGGCCAAAGCAGATGGTTCTTATCTTCGAGAACTGGCAAGAATAGAACGGCAAGATGTTATTATACTGGACGATTTTGGACTCCAAGCATTAGATAGTCATAACCGAATTACCCTTTTAGAGATCATTGAAGACAGACATAATAATGGTTCTATAATTGTAACATCACAAATCCCAGTGCAAGGCTGGTATGACATCATTGGAGAAAAAACAATAGCTGATGCAATTTTGGATAGGCTGATACATCAATCTCACCGAATCGAATTGCACGGAGAATCTATGAGAAAAAAAAGGGGCATAAACAAAAGCTAA
- a CDS encoding tyrosine-type recombinase/integrase, with product MKNINVTLRKRTLPSGRITLYLDFFPPIYNTKARKFSRREYLSLFLVPKPKSAIEKALNSENLYKAEIICANRFNEVNKPQIYNPFEMEQLRLKEIGEKSFLQYIKLVAEQKTGNNGDIWTYPIIHFENFLKNEDLLIQDIDVTVIEDFREYLLKAKCIRKKGKFLAQNTALTYFNKIKATLRKAYKKGLLQTDVNAAIESIKEQESQRNFLTMEEAVRLFKTPCKKEIVKRVSLFSLLTGIRYSDIAKLTWEEVQYSKNEGHYIRIKQQKTDRPVTLPISQEAFEFLGEKEVQYKRVFYNLKKWDVDRLLPIWVKDASIEKHITFHCFRHTYATLQMAAGTDIFTVSKMLGHKNIKTTQIYTKIIDEKKRETTNKISFK from the coding sequence ATGAAAAATATAAACGTTACGCTAAGAAAAAGAACCCTTCCAAGTGGTAGGATAACATTGTATCTTGATTTTTTTCCACCGATATATAACACTAAAGCCCGTAAATTTTCCCGCAGGGAGTATTTAAGTTTATTTTTGGTTCCAAAACCAAAAAGTGCTATTGAAAAAGCTTTGAATTCCGAGAACCTATATAAAGCTGAAATTATCTGTGCAAATAGGTTTAATGAAGTAAATAAGCCGCAGATCTACAATCCTTTTGAGATGGAGCAACTTCGTCTTAAAGAGATTGGCGAAAAATCATTTCTGCAGTATATCAAGCTTGTTGCAGAGCAAAAAACGGGTAATAACGGTGATATTTGGACTTATCCCATTATCCACTTTGAAAATTTTCTTAAGAATGAGGATTTACTGATACAGGATATCGATGTGACTGTTATAGAAGATTTTAGGGAGTATCTCTTAAAGGCAAAATGTATCAGGAAAAAGGGTAAGTTTTTAGCTCAGAATACAGCTTTAACTTATTTCAATAAGATCAAAGCTACTCTTCGAAAAGCATACAAAAAAGGATTGCTGCAGACCGATGTCAATGCTGCAATTGAAAGCATAAAGGAACAAGAGTCTCAAAGGAATTTTCTAACCATGGAAGAAGCTGTAAGGCTATTTAAAACCCCTTGTAAAAAGGAAATTGTCAAACGTGTCAGTCTTTTTTCTCTGCTAACAGGAATACGCTATTCCGACATAGCCAAACTTACATGGGAAGAAGTACAGTACAGTAAAAATGAAGGACATTATATAAGAATTAAGCAGCAAAAAACTGACAGACCGGTAACCCTTCCTATTTCTCAGGAAGCGTTCGAGTTCTTAGGTGAAAAAGAGGTACAATATAAGAGAGTCTTTTATAATTTAAAAAAATGGGACGTAGACCGTTTGCTGCCTATTTGGGTTAAAGACGCATCAATTGAAAAACATATAACATTTCACTGCTTTCGGCATACGTATGCAACATTGCAGATGGCGGCAGGTACCGACATTTTTACTGTATCTAAAATGTTAGGTCACAAAAATATAAAGACCACTCAGATATATACAAAAATCATTGATGAGAAAAAAAGGGAAACAACAAATAAAATCTCATTTAAATAA
- a CDS encoding helix-turn-helix domain-containing protein — MVVPCFCTISRLTPGTSILVSAVITVIANTIAAETLVSADDPDLSGVLNSYSDVQLMQDVYDYILNHLDLPLPSMKALSRIFGTNENKLKYGFKHLFKMGIYEFYAIERLKRAHLLIQQTTIPLKSIAIMAGYPIYPNFSRAFKKRFGYTPMDVKRRLSGVLLWMVSTELWAMSYGLWVVC, encoded by the coding sequence TTGGTTGTTCCTTGCTTTTGCACTATTTCAAGACTGACACCCGGTACCTCTATTCTAGTTAGTGCGGTCATTACTGTCATCGCGAACACTATAGCTGCTGAAACTTTAGTTTCCGCTGATGATCCCGATTTGTCTGGTGTACTCAATAGCTATTCTGATGTACAATTGATGCAGGATGTTTATGATTATATTTTAAACCATTTGGACTTGCCATTACCTTCTATGAAAGCACTTTCGAGGATTTTTGGAACCAATGAAAATAAACTGAAATATGGATTTAAGCATTTGTTTAAAATGGGCATTTACGAATTTTATGCTATTGAACGGTTAAAAAGAGCCCATCTTTTGATCCAACAGACGACAATACCCTTAAAAAGCATTGCTATTATGGCAGGATATCCGATCTATCCTAATTTTTCTAGGGCTTTTAAAAAACGATTCGGTTATACCCCAATGGACGTTAAGAGAAGGCTTTCAGGTGTTTTATTATGGATGGTGAGTACTGAGCTCTGGGCTATGAGTTATGGGTTATGGGTTGTCTGTTAA
- a CDS encoding DoxX family protein produces MKLSATTKSIILEIICLLYILLFVYAAVSKLLDFENFKQQLGQSPLLSSFAEQIAWAVPSVELLIVALLILPKFRYAALVSSFALMLMFTAYIYIVLNHSVFVPCSCGGILEKMDWHEHLIFNIGFVFLALIGIWLQPTPYITIKKKLIVVSSSAVTSIIIVVVLFLISENIHSYHNKFVRRLSSAPATKIKDYNLKLRSYYFAGADDGQVYLGNTTSQLLMTVIDTALNKTTTHHITLDKIDLPFRSLTIKVKAPYFYIYDGMVPCIFRGKISDWKAKLYKSGSEYFSFAEPIDSTSMAVRVQKRGSGESVLGKVDLLSTTKTVLNPNLLQKQIDGLFDTDGSLLYSDGINRIIYLYAYRNQFIVADPKLNIDFRGNTIDTIAHSNIELVDLEKRGERKFAKRPLLVNKTAAVYGNVLFVNSNIPGRYESLEMWKLASIVDSYTISSNSYIESFYVYDIDKQKLRDLIVHGDKLYALVGNHLISYKLQPLITANYKIQRR; encoded by the coding sequence ATGAAACTAAGTGCCACCACCAAAAGTATTATTCTCGAAATTATCTGCCTGCTGTATATCCTATTGTTTGTTTATGCCGCAGTGAGTAAGCTGCTGGATTTTGAGAATTTCAAACAGCAGCTGGGACAATCACCGCTCTTGAGTTCTTTTGCCGAACAAATAGCATGGGCGGTCCCATCAGTTGAACTTTTAATTGTCGCCTTATTAATCTTACCAAAGTTTAGGTATGCAGCCTTAGTATCCTCTTTTGCATTAATGCTAATGTTTACCGCTTACATCTATATTGTTTTAAATCACAGTGTATTTGTTCCTTGTTCTTGCGGCGGTATTTTAGAAAAAATGGACTGGCATGAACATTTGATTTTCAATATAGGATTTGTATTCTTGGCACTGATTGGAATTTGGCTGCAACCAACACCCTATATTACCATAAAAAAGAAATTAATTGTGGTATCCAGTTCCGCAGTAACGAGTATTATTATCGTAGTTGTTTTATTTTTAATCTCAGAGAATATCCACAGCTATCACAACAAATTTGTTCGGCGTTTATCCAGTGCTCCTGCAACAAAAATAAAGGATTATAACCTCAAATTAAGGTCATACTATTTTGCAGGTGCAGATGATGGTCAAGTTTATTTGGGAAACACAACTTCACAATTATTAATGACAGTTATCGATACTGCCTTAAATAAAACTACGACGCACCATATCACTCTTGACAAAATCGACCTGCCATTTCGTTCACTGACAATTAAAGTAAAGGCACCCTATTTTTACATTTATGATGGAATGGTTCCTTGCATATTCAGGGGCAAAATTTCGGACTGGAAGGCGAAGTTATACAAAAGTGGCTCTGAGTACTTTAGCTTTGCAGAACCAATTGACTCAACGTCTATGGCAGTTCGCGTACAAAAACGTGGTAGTGGTGAAAGTGTATTAGGTAAAGTTGACTTACTCTCTACTACAAAAACAGTGTTAAACCCTAATTTGTTGCAAAAACAAATTGATGGCCTATTCGATACTGATGGCTCGTTACTGTATAGCGACGGAATAAACAGAATAATCTACTTGTATGCCTACCGGAATCAGTTTATTGTCGCTGATCCTAAACTAAATATTGATTTCAGAGGCAATACAATTGACACTATCGCCCATTCCAATATTGAATTAGTAGATTTAGAAAAACGTGGTGAGCGAAAATTTGCAAAAAGACCATTGCTTGTTAATAAAACCGCAGCCGTTTATGGCAATGTACTCTTTGTAAACAGTAATATCCCCGGTAGGTATGAAAGCTTAGAAATGTGGAAGCTTGCCAGTATTGTAGATAGCTATACTATCTCTTCAAATAGTTATATCGAAAGCTTCTATGTCTACGATATCGACAAACAAAAGTTACGTGATTTAATAGTACATGGTGATAAGCTTTACGCCCTGGTTGGAAATCACCTTATAAGCTACAAACTACAGCCCTTGATTACAGCTAATTATAAAATACAGAGACGGTGA
- a CDS encoding RagB/SusD family nutrient uptake outer membrane protein: MKNILLKKEMLPIWIIGIAILLTNCDSFTEVALPESQLTADAVFKDPITANAAMTDIYTKMRDNGMFTGLFTGLSNQLGIYSDELTSYYNPGSLSFNFGNNALQASGTEIAQLWNSSYSQIYAANAVIEGVDHSVYLPEPDRNQLKGEALFVRALIHFYLVNSFGGVPYTKTTNYAVNRIAHRTAENDALLLVKSDLEQAIALLPESYSSPERVRPNRYAAYAMLARVNLYLHLWDEASNAASAVLNQTDVYVWENDLDKIFLKESTTTIWQLMPAMLGDNTKEAKTFLFFSGPPPSSSLSPTTLNAFEANDKRKGHWTKMITKGVNSWSHAYKYKASSNTGSSVEYSIVLRLAEQYLIRAEARAQQGDLVGAKEDLNKIRNTAGLDDTPATSSTEIIAAVLKERQTELFCEFGHRFFDLKRNGLLDTALSPEKPGWNTTDRLLPLPQKELLLNPNLAPQNESY, encoded by the coding sequence TATACTATTGACAAACTGTGATAGCTTTACAGAAGTTGCCCTTCCAGAGTCACAGCTTACTGCTGATGCTGTTTTTAAAGATCCTATTACCGCTAATGCTGCCATGACTGATATTTACACAAAAATGCGCGACAATGGAATGTTCACTGGACTATTTACAGGATTATCGAACCAGTTGGGGATCTACAGTGATGAACTAACCTCTTATTACAATCCGGGTAGTTTATCATTTAATTTCGGTAATAATGCTTTGCAAGCATCGGGAACGGAAATAGCGCAATTATGGAACAGTAGTTATAGCCAAATTTATGCTGCCAATGCTGTGATTGAGGGTGTGGATCATTCTGTTTATCTGCCAGAACCTGACCGTAACCAATTGAAAGGAGAAGCCCTTTTTGTACGAGCGCTGATTCATTTCTATTTGGTAAACTCCTTTGGTGGCGTACCGTATACTAAAACTACTAATTATGCCGTAAACCGCATTGCACATCGTACTGCTGAAAATGATGCGCTGCTCTTAGTCAAATCGGATCTTGAGCAGGCTATTGCACTTTTACCCGAATCATATAGTAGTCCGGAACGTGTAAGGCCAAACCGCTATGCGGCTTATGCCATGCTGGCGAGAGTTAACCTTTATCTCCATTTATGGGATGAGGCTTCTAATGCTGCTTCTGCCGTTCTGAATCAAACAGACGTTTATGTCTGGGAGAATGATCTTGATAAAATTTTTCTCAAAGAAAGCACTACTACGATTTGGCAATTGATGCCCGCAATGTTGGGAGACAATACTAAGGAAGCTAAAACATTTCTGTTTTTTAGCGGGCCACCACCTTCATCATCGCTATCACCGACTACTCTTAATGCATTTGAGGCCAATGATAAAAGAAAAGGGCATTGGACAAAAATGATAACTAAGGGTGTAAATAGTTGGTCTCACGCTTATAAATATAAAGCATCTTCCAACACGGGGAGTTCTGTAGAATATTCGATTGTGCTCCGACTTGCGGAGCAGTATCTGATTCGTGCGGAAGCAAGGGCGCAGCAAGGTGATTTAGTTGGTGCTAAAGAGGATCTGAATAAGATAAGGAATACAGCAGGCTTAGATGATACACCAGCAACAAGCAGTACAGAAATTATTGCTGCCGTGCTAAAGGAGCGCCAAACAGAACTGTTTTGTGAATTTGGACACCGTTTCTTTGATCTAAAAAGAAATGGTCTATTGGATACTGCATTGTCTCCTGAAAAACCGGGTTGGAATACTACAGATAGATTACTTCCGCTACCTCAAAAAGAATTACTGTTAAACCCAAATCTAGCTCCACAAAATGAAAGTTACTAG
- the istA gene encoding IS21 family transposase: MANKITDMSKIRKVIKFYCEGKSKLFISSYLSLSRNTVKKYISLFEVLGLNFELIDRKTDTELELLFSQTTVESISPKLQILYDFFPKMERELKKVGVTVQHMWEQYIAVNPDGYRSSQFAHHYKVWGKRVNPVMHMNHKAGDKMYVDYAGKTLSIIDKDTGEIKEVQFFVAILGASQYTYAEASMSQQKEDFVTSVENAMRFFEGTPAAIVPDNLKSAVIKSSRFEPTINETLADLAEYYQTTILPARAYKPRDKSLVEGAVKILYRRIYVTLKETKFFSLEELNQQIWDLLDAHNSRKLTGRPYSRKELFLEDEKQKLRPLPQERFEIKYQSFATVMQNGHVQLSQDKNYYSVPYQYVKKKAKLLYTKSTVEIYYKYNRIAIHPRNYKPYVYTTTPEHLASTHQFVAQWSAARFIDWASSIDESVGEYILQIIESRNHPEQAYKSCLGILNFEKKVGKRRLINACKRALDFKIYNFKTIQNILENNLDHIDFEQEPEQELPVHGNIRGKQYYN, from the coding sequence ATGGCAAACAAAATAACAGACATGAGTAAAATTAGAAAAGTAATTAAATTCTATTGTGAAGGAAAGAGTAAGTTGTTTATAAGTAGCTACTTATCCCTTTCCAGGAATACGGTAAAGAAGTATATTTCTTTATTTGAAGTTCTCGGATTAAACTTTGAATTAATTGATAGAAAAACAGATACAGAACTAGAACTTTTGTTTTCACAGACTACTGTGGAATCCATTAGTCCCAAATTGCAGATCCTATACGATTTTTTCCCTAAAATGGAACGTGAACTAAAGAAAGTTGGCGTTACCGTACAACATATGTGGGAGCAATATATTGCCGTAAACCCCGATGGTTACAGGAGTTCGCAATTTGCTCATCATTACAAAGTATGGGGTAAACGAGTCAATCCTGTAATGCATATGAATCACAAAGCCGGTGATAAAATGTATGTGGATTATGCCGGAAAAACACTCTCCATCATTGATAAAGATACCGGAGAAATCAAAGAAGTACAGTTTTTTGTAGCCATATTGGGAGCCAGCCAATATACCTATGCAGAAGCTTCCATGAGCCAACAAAAGGAAGATTTTGTTACTTCGGTAGAAAATGCCATGCGTTTTTTTGAAGGTACTCCTGCGGCAATTGTTCCCGATAATTTAAAATCTGCAGTGATAAAAAGCAGTCGTTTTGAGCCAACAATCAATGAAACCCTGGCTGATTTAGCGGAATATTATCAAACCACAATCTTACCTGCCAGGGCTTATAAACCAAGGGATAAATCATTGGTTGAAGGTGCGGTAAAGATATTGTACAGAAGGATTTACGTAACTCTAAAAGAAACCAAATTCTTTTCTCTAGAAGAATTAAACCAGCAGATATGGGATTTATTAGATGCTCATAATAGTCGAAAACTCACAGGACGTCCTTACTCCCGTAAAGAATTGTTTTTAGAAGATGAGAAACAAAAACTACGCCCACTACCACAAGAACGCTTTGAAATCAAATACCAATCCTTTGCAACGGTGATGCAAAACGGACATGTCCAATTAAGTCAAGACAAAAATTACTATAGTGTTCCGTATCAATATGTAAAGAAAAAAGCGAAACTCTTGTATACCAAATCAACGGTAGAGATCTATTACAAATACAATCGAATAGCCATTCATCCGAGGAATTACAAACCTTATGTCTATACCACAACCCCAGAACATTTAGCCAGTACCCACCAATTTGTAGCCCAATGGAGCGCTGCCCGCTTCATTGATTGGGCCAGTAGTATTGATGAATCCGTAGGAGAATATATTTTGCAAATAATCGAAAGCAGAAACCACCCCGAACAAGCCTATAAAAGTTGTCTGGGAATACTAAACTTCGAGAAAAAGGTAGGCAAGCGGCGATTAATAAATGCCTGTAAACGGGCACTTGATTTTAAAATTTACAATTTTAAGACCATACAAAATATTTTAGAAAACAACCTAGACCACATTGATTTTGAACAAGAACCCGAGCAGGAACTCCCTGTTCACGGCAACATCAGAGGAAAACAGTATTATAATTAA